The Triticum aestivum cultivar Chinese Spring chromosome 5A, IWGSC CS RefSeq v2.1, whole genome shotgun sequence genomic sequence CCGTCGAAGGTAGGGGAGGCGCGCCACATCGCCCGCCCGACTGCCGCCCACCTCAGTCGTTCTTCCGGCCACGCGAAATCGGCCAGCCGCAGCGCCGAGCTCCCGCCTTCTTCTCTGTcgagccatcgccgccgccgcaaaACGGCTGCCCGACCCACAACCGTCCCATTTCGTCCACCCCGCAagcaaggtgttcgatgaaattccCAAAGGTAAAGAaacgatgaaacttgacaggtttTTTATTGGGGTTGGACAGTTAGTTTGACGGTGATTTTCCGCATTGTAGATGAGCTCGTGTGACTCCTCTTTCATGGATGATTCCTCATCAAATGAGGAATTTGATTTGAACAAAGAAGAGGACATTGCTATGCTAGTGGCTATGCACAAAGGGAAGAAGCCGAAGCACAGCGGTTCCATGTATGGTTGTGCGTTCATTCGGAGAGAATGGATTGAGGCGCACAAGAGGTTGATGCGCAACTATTTTGCTTCACCACCCgatttttcggagaggtacttccTACGCCGGTTCAGAATGTCCAAAGACTTGTCCATCCACATTTACAATTCTGTGAAGCGGCATGATCGATCCTTCGAGCAGAGGAGGAATTGTGCAGGGTTGCTTGGACATAGCACCGAACAGAAGGTCACTGGCGCTTTGCGCATGATGGCCTACGGTGTTCCGGCAGACTACATTGATGACAACTTGGCGATGGCAGAGAGCACTTCTATTTTCTATGTGAAACAATTTGCAAAGACTATGGTAGAAGTGTTTGGTGCAGAGTACTTGAGAGCACCCAATACTCAGGACACTCAGTGGTtgttggagatgaacaaagctcgtgAGTTTCCATGTAGGGTCCTTCGATTGCATATGCATTGGAAATGGAGAAATTGCCCAATAGCATTGCATGGACAGTTCAAGGGTCGTGGGAAAGATGCCACTATCATTCTTGAGGTTGTTGCCGATCAAGAAACATGGTTTTGGCATTCATATTATGGGATACCTGGATCTTGCAATGACATCAACATGCTCCGGTTCTTCAAAAAAACATCAACGTGCTCGACCGGTCACCTCTTTTTGCCAAGTTAGCAAATGGGGAAGCACCACCGGTGACCTTTGAAGTAAATTGCCGCATATACAACTATGTTATATGTGTGTTGCAGTTGATCTTGTGGATTTGATGAATTATATAATAATTTGATATTGTTGACATGCGGAACTTTTAAgttgtgttttatttcaatttGTACGGGTGTACAGCAGCTGAACAACATCCGCGTGGCCGCGACTGCTTTTACATCTCTAGTTTGCATCTTCTATTAAAGTTGCTCTTGTACATctccattttgcatcatctatTAGAGTTTGCCCCCTTTTTATATGCAAAAGGCATTTTttgaagatgtaattttttacatattTCTGTTTTACATCTCCAAATTTACATCTTATGCTCTTAGTTGTGCACTGTGCTGATGTGCTCCAACTTGCGACTACACCAGGTGGAGAACCTCAGAATAGATAGGTACTGGTGTTTTTTTTTTTTGACGGGCAGGGGAGGGGACCTTAGCTGCTGCTAACCGGATAACCCCATCTTTTATTTGCCTCTTCATTCAAGAGCGAGAGGCTGTCATGCACTGTCCGATCGCGACGTCCAACCAAAACCAATCACTCTCACATTCACGGACACAACAGTGACTGCCACCGCTAGGCTGTACTTGAAAAAATCGGATGATCAACATGTGGATTTCCACCCAGACAGATAATTTTAACCCACTGCATCCATCAGAGGACATGGCCAAATTCTGAATTCCTCCACAGGCCTTGACACAGGCCAGCGAGGTCCAGTTCTGAATTTCATGATGTTCTGAATAGAGCTACAGCTTGTATATCATCAGTCAAGCGCATAATCGACACGCCAACAGATTTCTCAGTTGCTCAAACAAGAGGAATTTCCCGCTAAACAACATAACGAATGAAATCAAAAGGGCTTCATGAGTGAGTAAATGTTAAGGAACAGTTTGGTTCGCAGGGCAGTTCCAATGGGGAACATAAACTGGAGGAGGGAGTGTGGCTGGCTGTATAGCCCATGCTTCTCTGACATGAACATCTCCCGCCTTCGCTCCTACAACAATAGATATGTGCCGCTTCCAGCGCGGGAGAGGGGATCGGATCCGCGCAAGCCAGCCAGTCAATCATCCCCTGCCGTGCAATCTCTAAAATGGTGCTGGCTTCGGCGGCAGATGGACAGAAGGAGGTCGTGTGGGAATTGAATGGTGCTGATGACGATCAGCACTTGCGGCAATAACTTACAAGCTCGACGAAACTACATTTCGTTGAGTCACCGGATGTAGCTCCTAACAAATGATGTCGCTCCAATGCTACTTAAGCTGTCAGAACTCTGTATATAATAGGAAAAAGGAAAGCAGTTAGAGGAACGCCGCCTGAAGTGGAGTTATATAGACAGGAAAACCATATTTTCAAACATCAAGCAAGTACCTGAGACTGAGAAGACGGAAACACGTTCCAAAACCGGAGCGTCTCGTCACCAGCACCAGTAACAATTGTCTGTTGATGTCGATATTGACAAGAAAAAAGAACAGTGAGAACAAATTACACTAGACACCTCTAACAGAAGAACAGAACTAAAACAAAATGTCAGGTCCATAGCATATATAGGGATCAAAGAGGGAGTATTTCACCTGTCCATCAGGGGAGATGGCTAAATATAATACTCTGAATGTATGTCCTGTCAACGTGGCAAGCTATACAAATAGAGAGAATGGACACAATTAATAACAAACGAGAGACAGTATGGTATAAATGAGCTACAGTGTAAGCTTGTGGCATACCTTTGacatcgttggataccgccacaCTATTATCTGATTCTGGGAGTATCCGTGTGTGCTAACAAGCTCATTCACATTCTTTGACCACACAAGATTACAGACCTGTTAAGACATTTAGCATAATCAGTACATGTGAAGAGCAGCATGTTTTTAAATCTACCCCTTCCACAATTCTACATAAGCAATCCCATGCCTTCAGAACACATGATATCTGTGCAGGTCTCTAACATGACAACTACAAGAATCAATTTTATCTACAGCTACAAAAACATAGCAATTAAAATGTCCATAGACTGTTTCCAAAAGGAATCCATGATGCCAGTTTGATATAAATTTGGTGCTTTCTAGAAGGATGGGACTATAAGGACTTCGGTTGCATTATATTAGAGCTGTATAGGTGATCCAAAACTTCAGTTTTTGTACAACAGAGCTCAGCCAGTCTTgatcttttctgatttttgcaggaaaactagTGAATTGGTATGACTGAAGTATTCAGTCAGTAACGGTGCTAAAAGGTTCTGAGAGTTATCCGGCTTAAGagtagatatgattatacttgaaATTTGGAAGTGCAAATAAGAAATCAATTTAATTCAAAAACACAAACAAGGGCTGCATGTAGCTGATAGATAAACTAGATAGCTAGATTATTACCTGACTCCCTGTATCCATGGAACTCAAGTGTGTATTTGTGGTCGTATTCCAAAATCTTATGCACCTATCTGCAGTTCCACCACCAGATGCAAGAAGGCCGTGTAGATGAGGTGACCAGGCAATAGCTTTCACAGCTGCTGTGTGCTCAGTATACTTCAGCACTGGCTGTACTGAATGTTGATTCCAAACAAAAAGCtggtaaaagaaagaaaaaaatagcaTGAGCAAAAGAAGACCAGATCCTGAACATCATATGCCATGCACTTTACTGTGATGGAAACTTATGGATATGAATCTTACTTTGTTGTCGTTTCCACCAGATGCAAGCTGACGGTTATCATAAGACCACTTGAGCCCACAGACCTGAGAAGTTCAGAAATTCGTAAGTAAATTATAAATTATTTGGAATTGCAAAATGGAGGGCCAATATGGTGATCCAAACGTTGGACAAACTAGTAAAAGATTGTAATGATGTACATAACATGCCATATTATATGAATAGTCAGGGGAATATTACCTCAGATTTATGCCCGGTGAGTTTGCTAACATAGTCCTCCGGAGCACGGAGATCATGATGAAGGATGTTCTTGTCACGACTGCCAGAAGAAAGCAATGAAGAGTTCCATGCAAGAGCACCTACTCGCATGCGATGGCTTTCCATGGTTCTCATTCTTTTACAGCGTGTTGCATCCCatatctaaataagataacatcgAAGATGATAATCAGGAATTCAGAATTTAGACACCCTTGGAATGTCAAATTGTTATACCAATACCAAACATCAACAGGATTACTAAGTTTTACCAACCGAAATACTATGGGCTAAAAGTACACATCGATAAAGATGATGTTTACATTAGTTCAGGTTATTTACAAAACTTTATCGTTTCCCTCATCCATTGGTGGTATGTGCGCAGCACTGACTTGACGCATTGGTCATGATTTTTTTTAGAAGAAATGGGTATAACCAGGAAGAAATAGTATCATCAACTAAGTAACCCCTGATGAAAGTACCACAATGCAAGGCCTGCTGGTGAGCTGTGGTAGTATTGCAAAATTCTGAAACTCTCACAATCTTACTTTGATGTCGTTTCCACAATGCAAGGCTTACTACTGTATTATTTTGTGTCTGAATTGAAGCTTTCGGCAAAAGTAAATTAAAGTGTCATCCTAAACTTTGACAGATCCTGAACATGTCATTTGATCAATTTCAGATGGGAGCAAGATGAAAACCTGGACGGTGCCTTGGTTAGTCCCTACAGCCAGGTGGGTGCCACGCTGCGCCCAACTCACGGAACAAACGGTGTCGTCCGCCCCCAAATCGCAGAGCTTGGTGACCTGCGGAGTGATAAACTTGTTTATTAGGATCTCTCTCTTCAATTCTcagaaaagaaatcgtgcgaggaTGACATTGATACCTTGCTGCTGCATGCATTCCACAGGTAGACGCAATTCCCCAATCCGACCGAGAGGACATTGTGCGAAGACCAATCCACGAGGTTGAGGTAGAAGTCGTCCTGCAATGCGGGCGCATCCAGCACCTGGCAGAAGCAGCAGGCAGGAGAATCACATTCCCGTGAGATTCTCTCTTTGTACAGGAAAATCATGAGGAAAGATGGAATCTTTGGCGACgaaagaagaagataaagaggaaTTCCCCACACCAAGAAAGCAAATCAAGAAGAACCATGAAATCGGAAGTAATCGACCAACCTTGTAGGGCGACCTGGGGATCTTCCTGGGGCCGGAGCCCTTGGGGGTGAAGATGCCGGGGAAGAGCAGGTCCTGGTCGTCCCCGCCGGCGAAGAGCGCCCGCTTGGCGTTCCTCGGCACCTCGGCCTTGAAGCGGAATATGTTGCCGCCGGCGGGGGAGCCGACGGgggaggccgcggaggaggaggaggccccggcgGAGGAGGCGAGGCGGTCGGGCGTGTCGGGCCCGAAGAGCGCCGCGCGGAGGAGCGCGCAGTAGGGTGAGGGAGGAGCGGCAGatccggaggcggaggaggagggggccggggcGAGGTCGAAGAGCGCGAGGTTGGATCCGGTGCGGCTGGGGATGAAGCGGTCGCTGTAGACGGTGCGGGAGGCCGGCGTGGCGGGTGCCgcggacgaggcggaggaggacgcCGGCCCGCGCGCCGGGGCGCCCTCGGTGGAGGAGGGCGGCCAGGAGGGCGCCGAGCCAGAGCCGTGGCGCGAGGCGGGCGTGCTCGACGGCGTCGGCGGCTTCGAGTTGGCGTccgccggcgacggcggctgcccctgctggtggtggtggtccATGGTGAGGCGAATTGGGGATCGGGGGGAGGATGGGGGTGGGTTCTCGCGCCGCTTGGGGTTGGGGTTGCTGTTGATGGCGTCGTTCCTCTCGCTCGCGCGCTTTCTCTCTCCTCCTGCCTCTCTCACGCTCACGGGGTGCTATTTTTGGgctgctttatttatttatttattactctggctggctggctggcgttGTTTACTCGGTTTCGTACTGCTACGGTCGCTGCGCCGTGGGCCACCACCCGGCAAATTTTGTTCTATAGTAGACGGGCAGATATCATCATATCACAAccgtttttgttcttttttttttttgaggaacaccGTTTTTGTTCTTTTCTCCTGGGAAAAAACGTTTTTTGTTTGGTTTGGTGGCGGCTCTTTTTTGGCAGAAAGAAAAACCGCCCGGTCCGGTCCGGGTGGGAAACGGCGTGGAGCCAAGTGGCGCAAATACGACGCCTTGTTCCGGTCGAAAAAGGGCAAACCCAACGGACGCTGTGTTTTTTTTTGTCTCTGATGtatttttttttagcatcagtacagacacaagcgtttatatacacgcgcatacactcatccttatGAACGCATACACGCATATTTTACTCCTATGAACACATTCGAAAGACTCagctggcatatcatcttgaaatttacgtcTCTATAACCATCCAACCATACATTGGTTCGCGTCTCCAACGTACTATTATTGTAATAGTATTACTATTATTATCTAAATGACTAGAGATTCTACAAAGTACTcctttcgtttctaaatataagtctttttagacattttaaatggactacaacatatttTGAaatatagattcattcattttgctccgtatatagtcacttgttggaatctctaaaaaaaatttatatttaggaacagagaaagTATATACAAGATCTGAATGCGTGGAGGCTAGTACAGTACTctctccgttcggaaatacttgtctcagaaatggttgacaagtatttttgaacggagggagtacattttacgTACGTACAGGCACGCCCATTCGTCCATGCTGCTACACGATGATGTCCGTCGCTCCGCTCCCATGTTGGGGCAGCAGGCTCGGGGTGCGTAGCGTGAGGATGGGCGATCCTGCCGTCCGATCTGGATCCGTTCCAAAATTAGCTCCTCATCATTCGTCCGTTCAGTCAATCGAGCGGTTCACAGAGCTAGCTACCAGGGGAACATGCCATGGCGTGACAACGCGGCGTGTCCTGCACGCACTTAATTGCTCGTGCTGCCGTAGCAGCGTGGTGACGGTTAAAAGATGGAGGGAGAGATCTGCATCTGGCTTCCTTCGCACGGTTCCTTTGTTCGATTTGGTTTCAGCGGTACAGTGTGGATCCCGACACTCTATTGTTAGTTGATACTAATAATAATCCGAGGCGCAGAATGTTAAATCATTCGACCCCGTATGTGATGAATGAGATGTTTTTACACCCTCATAATTACTGTCGATGCATGCAAATTTTGGCTCTGAAGCTCTTGTTCTTTTTTCTTATTTCTCGAAACGGAAGCTTTGTTCTTTGATGATGACACCGTGAGCTGCCGGTGGCGCCAACTGGAGCACGATCATCTGACGACAGGGCACATTTATGTTGGACATTAGGTTCAGGCGGCCCAACGGCACGCTGACGCCGAGCACAGTCAGCTCGGGTTCAGGTTCAGGTGCGTTGCCGACGAAACACGATGCGATTTCCTCCCCGGTGATTGCGAACGGCATGACCAGACTATAGCGTTTGTTTATAAgtagtttggattgcttaccacatgtatcACGTGATAACCAGACTATAGCGTTGACATTCAGCCTACAGTGGCACTTTTACCTTCTTGGGAATGGGGATGAAGCCCAAATACTGGGATCACACACGCCCGGTGCAGGTCCGGGGCATACGTACGTGATACGTGTGCCGTAGAATCATAGCAAAGTAGGCCTTCTATATTTAGCACAAAAAAAACAGG encodes the following:
- the LOC123105939 gene encoding protein FIZZY-RELATED 2; amino-acid sequence: MDHHHQQGQPPSPADANSKPPTPSSTPASRHGSGSAPSWPPSSTEGAPARGPASSSASSAAPATPASRTVYSDRFIPSRTGSNLALFDLAPAPSSSASGSAAPPSPYCALLRAALFGPDTPDRLASSAGASSSSAASPVGSPAGGNIFRFKAEVPRNAKRALFAGGDDQDLLFPGIFTPKGSGPRKIPRSPYKVLDAPALQDDFYLNLVDWSSHNVLSVGLGNCVYLWNACSSKVTKLCDLGADDTVCSVSWAQRGTHLAVGTNQGTVQIWDATRCKRMRTMESHRMRVGALAWNSSLLSSGSRDKNILHHDLRAPEDYVSKLTGHKSEVCGLKWSYDNRQLASGGNDNKLFVWNQHSVQPVLKYTEHTAAVKAIAWSPHLHGLLASGGGTADRCIRFWNTTTNTHLSSMDTGSQVCNLVWSKNVNELVSTHGYSQNQIIVWRYPTMSKLATLTGHTFRVLYLAISPDGQTIVTGAGDETLRFWNVFPSSQSQSSDSLSSIGATSFVRSYIR